ACCTCATCCACCACTCCACctggaaatggagagagagtgagacggtggtgagagggagggaggttattATATCAATAGAAACCCTGAATGTTCGCTTCATGCCTTAAACCTTTCTGTGGTATAAAATACCACTGCTGCAGGTGTTTTCCATGCTATGGTCTGAATGCTAGGGAGTAAACAGGCAGTACAAGTGTGATGACCGACTCTATGTCCGTGTGTTGTCACTTGTTGAGAACAGCCATGCAATACCCCCCTGTGACACATGCTATGTCTGACTTCAGTCTAACTTCCTGTCACAATTACATTTAATCACAGTAGCTAGCACTGACCTGAATAAGGCTACCTGAGATCTGAGATAGTAATTACCAGAGGAACTTAATTTATTTTTTAGATGAAATGACCCGAGTTAACGAGTGTGTCCTGATTCTGTTAATGACTGAACATTCAAATATGAGGCAGTAAAGAGCATGGTAGACAAGTTAATAGTCAGGATataaccttctctctctatctctctctctctctctctctcctactctctctctctctctctctctctctctctctctctctctctctctctctctctctctctcctcccctccctctctctctctcaattcaattcaattcaagggctttattggcatgggaaacatgtgttaacattgccaaagcaagtgaggtagataatatacaaaagtgaaataaacaataaaaattaacagtaaacattacacatacagaagtttaaaaacaataaagacattacaaatgtcacattatatatatatatatatatatatatatatatatatatatatatatacagtgttataacaatgtacaaatggttaaagtacataagggaaaataaataaggataaatatgggttgtatttacaatggtgtttgtttttcactgattgcccttttctcgtggcaacaggtcacaaatcttgctgctgtgatggcacactgtagaATTTCACCcggtagatatgggagtttatcaaaatttgatattttttttgaattctttgttgatctgtgtaatctgagggaaatatctctctctctctctccctctctctctctatcctgctctctctctctctctctctctctctctctctccctctctctctccctctctctctctctctctctctctctctctctctctctctctctctctatcctgctctctctctctctctctctctccctctctctctctctctctctctctctctctctctctctctctctctctctctctctctctctctctctccctctctctctctatcctgctctctctctctctctctctctctctctctctctctctctctatcctgctctctctctctctctctctctctctctctctctctctctctctctctctctcactctctctctctatcctgctctctctctctctctctctctctctctctctctctctcactctctctctctatcctgctctctctctctctctctctctctctctctctctctctctctctctctctatcctgctctctctctctctctctctctctctcactctctctctctctctctctgtctctctctctctctctccctctctctctctccctccctctctctctctctctctctctctgtagatgtACTCATTATATTATAACtttataattatattattataactttCAGATTGGATGGCCTTTACAAAGGGAAATGAGCTGTATGTAGGTTGAGTGTGTGACACACATGTCCTCTgatttgtgtgttgtgtttgtgtgtttagctTTCTGACAGGGATGGTCAGCAGTTTTTTCCTTATGATTACATTCATTCGTTAGGCCTGATCTTAATTCATCTGCATCTGAGAGATGGCGATGATGCGTTCTGAACTGATTGTAGGAATTCATAACCATGCTCATCTTTTTATTCCTCTGTTTATAATGCATCTGTCCATTAGCTCAGCAGACTGACAGTTACATTCATCCCGCCCCCACACACGTTAACACTACAGTCACACATTCACACTACACCAGCCATTACATGAGGAGGAATAACCAAACAaagttcccctctctcctcctcccctctgttctctctctttgtctttgagGTGCATGTGCCAGTGGTTAGCATGCTCATACTGATGTAGTATCttgatttgagccagtttgctacagcaggaaataatcctgcagcaactggaaatgtgaattattatgtggattgtaaTAATAGTTGTTTTcgtatgggttgatacattttttcataaagaaaaatcaagtctgacattgaaatttccactttgaaaactTCAAAatactttttaaacctcaaatacacgaGAAGTTTTACAATTCCTTCATTGCATAAAAGCTTTCCTGTAACAGGGTTATCAAAttatgatcctacatctgtattcaGAAAAAATTCCTGTTGCTGGGTCCAGACTGTGGCACCACAGGGATCAGCTGTGACATTACATTACCCACACATTACTTATCTGATAAAAATAACATgataaaccacacacacattcacatgggtgcacacacactctctttgcTAATTGGACGACAGTTTTAGCTTAATCCGCAATGTGGCACTGGAGGAGGGGTATTACATGTTTTGATTACAGATTTGCATAATGGGGTTTTTGGCTCAGAGTGGGTGTGGGTCTGTGTACCGTATGTATGTGCACATGCATTGTCCCTGTCCTCATTCTCAGTAGAGGTCAACAGCATGTTTTGTAAGCAGTGAGGGATGGTGACATGTGTTGCCAGCTTTGAGGATAGCTGGTAAAACTCTGGAACTGTGAAACTGTACTTATGCCATTGGTTGTAACTAGTTCACAGGCTGCTTAAACCCCATCCACATGACTCAACtggcatccatccatccatccatccatccatccatctatccgtccatccatccatccgtccatccatccgtccatccatccatccatccatccatccatccatccatccgtcctcACCTCTGAAGAGGAAGGTCTCCAGCCACAGTTTGAGGCCTATGACCTGGCAGTCACACCTCCAGGGGTTCCCTTTCAGGCTTAGATGACCCAGGCCCTCCAGGTTCTCCAGTAGGGACTTGTCCAGCCGCTGCAGCCTGTTGTGGGCTAGCCCTAGCTGGGACAGGTTCCTCAGGCTCTCCCCCATAGCACCAGGCAGACCCGTCAGACTGGGCACAGAACAGAGACGGAGGAGGTCAATGATACAACTGGTGGAGGTGGGAGAGTGATTGGGTACAAGATATTTATCATCTCATAGAGATTGTATGGGTACCTGTTGTGGGACAGATCTAGGTGTGATAGAGATCGTATTGGCCCTAGCAGTCTTCTGTCCAGTTCTCTCAGGGCGTTACTGGCCAGACTGAGACGTTGTAGCCCTCTCAGACCGAGTAGTGTAGAAGGAGACACAGACGTGATGGAGTTATTGGATAGGTCCAAAACACGCAGCAGGGGCGTGTCTCGGAATGCCATGGAAACCAGCCCTCGGATACGGTTGTCTTGGAGATGGAGTTCTAGAGTGTCTGGTTGGAGATGGCGAGGGATGTCATATAAGCCCCGCCCTCGGCAGTCGACGACTTTCGTCCGGCCGTCACAGACACAACCCTTAGGacaggagagggatagagggaggaggagggagaggaggatagatactactacaacagctggagagagagagagagagagatcagagagatcagATACACACCTATTCACACAAACAACTTTATAGTCAATTGTGAAACAACCATAAATATTTAACTCTTTAAATCTGACGGTTTCTTTAGTTCAAAGAAGAGATACATATCTTCTTTCCaaggtctgacacacacacacacacacacacacacacacacacacacacacacacacacacacacacacacacacacacacacacacacacacacacacacacacacacacacacacacacacacacacacacacaccacacacacacacacacacacacacacacaaccacacacacacaccagatattGGGTATTTGATCCTCTGCGGGCCTCATTGAAATAACTTCCTGTGTCTATTTGGTCTGGGACATAGTGATATTTATAGTGTCAGGATCTGAGAGGGGATACGGTGGGTAGATGTGATACTCTGAGAGCAGCCTGGCAACACTCCTCATAGACACCAGAGTTGAGTTGTAATAGTATCAGACAAGGTGAAAGGGGAGGTATGAGTGTGATGTCGtggtctctctctccagctgtgcAGAGAGCTTGTCAGAGAGGGTAATTATTTGTGAACTTGGAGGAGGGTACCAACCAACGCCTCAGGTAAAGCACAAATGACTCACATGAATGTCATGTACCACATGACTTACCAGTGGTGGAACAAGTACTTCAttgccatacttgagtaaaatactacttgggtaaaagtctaaaagtatctggttttaaatgcacttaagtacagtggtggaaaaagtactacattttcgtacttgagtaaaagtaaaaagtatGTTATACATCagattccttatattaagcaaaccagacggtacgattgtcttgttttttaatgattttatggacagtcaggggcacactccaacacttagatAATTTACTAacacagtgtttgtgtttagtgagtccgccagatcagaggcagaagggatgacaaCACGTTATATTTATAGGTGTGGGAATTGGACCATATTGCTGTCCTGCCTGAGAATATAAAATGTagtgagtacttttgggtgtcagggaaaatgtatggagtaaaaagtacatattgtCTTTAAGAATGTCGTGGATTAAAAAGTTAAAAgttgttaaaaatataaatagtaaagtactgAACAAAAAACATCTTCAGTACTTCTTCAACATATTTTAACTTAGTTACTTTACGCCACttactcaacacacacacacacacacacacacacacacacacacacacacacacacacacacacacacacacacacacacacacacacacatacacacacacacacacacatatacacacatacacacacaaacatacgcacagacacacacaacacacagaaagacaTAATGACAATGTGACGATAATATTGCCACGACATAGTTATTAGACAGAATCTTACTGTTGAGTTATTGAGTTGGCAGATTTCCTCTAACAGTAGCCCTGCTTACGCTCCAGTGTTCCATGTATCTGTTATCTGTTCCACTCGTTCTCTTACCTGTCATATTAGCCTCTTGTCCCCTGGCCAGGTCAGTCGTTCTTGGGTGAGCGGAGAGCGGCGGAGGTGGCTGAAAGCTGGTTACTGATCCTTTAGCAGTCCAGTTAGAGCCTGATTAGAAGTCAGTGTAGCTTCTTGTTCAGTTCTGGTTAGCTTCCAATTAGCAATCTGTTAGCAATCCATGAGCTGTCCAGTTAGCCTTCTCGTTGAGGTTTGATCCTTAGCCGTCGGATAGCATGCATTAGCAGCCACAGCTACGTTGGTAAGTTGTAAAGGTTTGGTATGGTAGAGCAATGCCCAGTGGGAGGGAGGAATAGATGGGGTCAGGGATCAGCGACAGAAGCACTCAGTGCCCTCAGGACCCCAAGTCCTGACTCTGTGGGTGGTAAACCCCATCAGAGCAGAGAGATCAGAACAGAGCAGTAGCCTCCACTGCCAGCTAGCAAGCATGGGAATAACAGCACtggactgactctctctctctatatatatatgtatatctctctctctctctctctctctctctctctggatctgtctcatTGGCCAGCTTGGTTGTTCACTCACATGTCTGgttattctctctcgctctctctctctctcactctatctcttcctctctctgtcttctctcttcctctctcactcactatcCCTTCTTCAAAAACATATCTGTATTATATATTGATTTCTATATCACTCGTTACTCTTTCTCAAtctaatcctctcctctctctctcaatgcaattcaattaaattcaatctgctttattggcatgggaaacatatgtaaacattttcaaagcaagtgaggtagataatatacaatagtgaaataaacaatacaaattatctcgctctctcgctctttctctctctctctccagtgaagCATGTTCTGTTGAGTATGACGGTGTGTCATCTCACAGTGGACAGCTGTGCCTTTTTTAAAACactgtacactcacacacacacaaacacacagacacacctacatACTTATACACGCAGTCATACATGCTTGTTCGTCTGGGTCTGATGACATTACGCTTGAGCCGCAGGCAGAAAGGCTTGCCGAACATGCCCTcagccacaacacacacacacacgcacacacacacacacaagcaaacttacacacccatacacacacagcatGGATGTTAAGCTTTTGTGATATGCGTGTGTAAGAGGAGTTTGCATGTAAAAGGATTGTAAAAGATTGCCTCTCTTGCTCAGATGAAGCATAGGAAGGCAGGcaggagatagagaaggagagagaaagacacagattGAGCTAAATGAGGAAATCATTTTGAATGATGGGCGTTATTTAAGCACAAAAGCTGATGACcaacccttcctccctccctcccacatttCATCCCTCCTTCATCCATCTCTCATCCCTTCATCTTGTAACAGGGTTCACAGCGTTTCTCATGCTGCTCACAAGCTCTTTATATAACAAGCTTATAATTAGTGAATTTATTTCAGCAGATGCTTCACTACAACAGCCAGAGGTCGGCTTCAGTGaggttatcacacacacacacgcaggtacacacgcacacacacgcgcacacactcacacaaacgcaaacacacacacgcacacatgcacacacacacacacaatgttgcaGTCGGTTATGGATAGCCCCGCAGTGTCCAAATGATTTGGATTGAATATGGATAGACACCACATGAATGTAATTCTCTGGATTTTGAAGTTTAGCAATTACATCTGGTCGTCtgaagctcagttggtagagcatgacacATGCAATGCCTGGATAGAGGGTTTACTTCCTGGGACCACCCGTAGGTAAAAGTTATGCACTGTAAGTCACTAGTCTGCTAGATggcatacagtatatactgtatgtgttagcAATACTATTTCACAGGTCAGATATAGTggtggaaatgttttaaaatgaaaagaCTACATTTGTCAACAACACTTGGATGTGCTGCTGATATGTTCTTACTAGAGCTCTCGTTGGTTTAATGAGATATGAGGGATGTCAGGAAATATTTTAAATTACTGATTAGTGTTGTGTCAAGCTGTGTTTTGTTTTCATGTACACATCTTACTATTGGCATAAATAATACAACTGCTTCTGCACGACCCCTAATAATTAAATACAGCCCTAGTTACTAAAAAGGTGATGACGATGAAGAAGATGGTGGTAAGGAAGATGATGATGAGGAAGATGATGCTGAGGAAGATGATGGAGAGGAAGATTATTATGATGATGGCGTTGATGAAAATGCTGAAGATGACGAtgaggaagatgatgatgatgatgatttgagGGGGTGAAAAGCGGATATTTGAATCGAGCATGATCAAGTAAAAACCCACATTCCCTAAAGCTGGAGTCATTtctctgtgagagacagaatccataccccctctgactacataataaataccccctctgactacataataaataccccctctgactacataataaataccccctctgactacaaaataaataccccctctgactacataataaataccccctctgactacataataaataccccctctgactgcataataaataccccctctgactacataataaataccccctctgactacataataaataccccctctgactacataataaataccccctctgactgcataataaataccccctctgactacataataaataccccctctgactacataataaataccccctctgactacataataaataccccctctgactgcataataaataccccctctgactacataataaataccccctctgactacataccccctctgactacataataaataccccctctgactgcataataaataccccctctgactacataataaataccccctctgactacataataaataccccttCTGACtgaataccccctctgactgcatactgcatagcccctctgactgcataccccctctgactgcataataaataccccctctgactacataataaataccccctctgactgcataataaataccccctctgactgcataataaataccccctctgactacataataaataccccctctgactacataataaataccccctctgactgcataataaataccccctctgactacataataaataccccctctgactacataataaataccccctctgactacataataaataccccctctgactacataataaataccccctctgactacataataaataccccctctgactgcataataaataccccctctgactgaataataaataccccctctgactacataataaataccccctctgactgcataataaataccccctctgactacataataaataccccctctgactgcataataaataccccctctgactacataataaataccccctctgactgcataccccctc
This window of the Oncorhynchus clarkii lewisi isolate Uvic-CL-2024 chromosome 16, UVic_Ocla_1.0, whole genome shotgun sequence genome carries:
- the LOC139368896 gene encoding leucine-rich repeat and transmembrane domain-containing protein 1 isoform X1, producing the protein MTAVVVVSILLSLLLPLSLSCPKGCVCDGRTKVVDCRGRGLYDIPRHLQPDTLELHLQDNRIRGLVSMAFRDTPLLRVLDLSNNSITSVSPSTLLGLRGLQRLSLASNALRELDRRLLGPIRSLSHLDLSHNSLTGLPGAMGESLRNLSQLGLAHNRLQRLDKSLLENLEGLGHLSLKGNPWRCDCQVIGLKLWLETFLFRGGVVDEVSCSKPEEMKDKDLQNVPYQLFHSCMTTSYNYLFSNIHHLESDRSNRGHTHGNIHGNGNPHGPLGMGEGYGGGGSGLPECEPKQRPRPVNLRHAIATVIVTGVVCGIVLMMMLAAAVYGCAYAALMAKYQRELKKSEETSKGDHGSADEKEPLENAIA